CGTCGTCGTTGCGGAGCAAAAATCGCGGTATAAATTGGAAACGCATACATCGAGATCGCCATCGTTATCGTAATCGGCAAAATCAACACCCATTCCGCCGCCAAACGGAATGACCACTTCATCTCGTAGATTTGTGAATGTGCCATCGCCATTGTTCACAATAAGCTCATCCCGCTGGTATTCGTTGACCACATAAATATCGGGAAATAAATCGTTGTTAAAATCAAAAAAACCAACAGCTAACGATGTGCTGTTACTACCAGCGCCGCTGGCTTCTGTGATGTCGGAAAATGTGCCATTCCTGTTGTTCCGGTAAAGCGTGTTGCTGTGTTCCACATGATCTTGCGAGTGGTTCAATACATAAATATCCAGCCAGCCGTCATTATCAATATCTGCCAAAGCAACGCTGGTGCTCGGTCCGGGTATTGCCAGTCCGGCTGTTGCAGCAACGTCTGTAAAGCTGCATTTCCATCATTTAAATACAGTCTGTTTGCCGCATTGTGGTTGGAAACAAAAATATCCAGATCGCCATCGTTGTCAATATCAGCGCAAACGGTGCCCATTCCTTCCAGCGTATCTGCAACGCCCGCCGCAATTGCAACATCGCTGAAGGTTCCGTTACCGTTGTTCAGAAATAGCGCATTCGGTTTTCCTTTGCCGTTGGTGACGTATAAATCTTCAAATCCGTCGGCGTTAAAATCACCAACTGCAATGCCGCCGCCATAGTGGAAACCCAACGTAATCGAAATGAATACCGGCGATATTGCTGACTTCAGTGAACGTAGTCTGGCACTCACCCAACTGAAGATATCCCATTACAAATATTGCAAAAATGCCAAAATTTAATTTTAACAGCATATCCTTTCCTCCGCAATTACGTCAATCTGATACGTCAAATTTTGAAAAAAATCCTGCGTTTATAAAGCCAATAGCAAATATACCACAGTAATCCCCATACGACAGCGCTGGTTACCAGATTGGAAATTGCAATTCCCGACCAGCCAAACAGACCGTTTGTAAACGGCATCACGATCGAATAGAGCCAGTCGCCGCCGCCCGCTTCGGCAAATAAATAAATGAAAAGGGGATTCATTCCCACGATAATCAAAA
The window above is part of the Calditrichia bacterium genome. Proteins encoded here:
- a CDS encoding VCBS repeat-containing protein, whose protein sequence is MSARLRSLKSAISPVFISITLGFHYGGGIAVGDFNADGFEDLYVTNGKGKPNALFLNNGNGTFSDVAIAAGVADTLEGMGTVCADIDNDGDLDIFVSNHNAANRLYLNDGNAALQTLLQQPDWQYPDRAPALLWQILIMTAGWIFMY
- a CDS encoding VCBS repeat-containing protein, with the protein product MADIDNDGWLDIYVLNHSQDHVEHSNTLYRNNRNGTFSDITEASGAGSNSTSLAVGFFDFNNDLFPDIYVVNEYQRDELIVNNGDGTFTNLRDEVVIPFGGGMGVDFADYDNDGDLDVCVSNLYRDFCSATTTEIR